A stretch of DNA from Tribolium castaneum strain GA2 chromosome 7, icTriCast1.1, whole genome shotgun sequence:
GGTGCGGCATTTTTCATGCCCACGTAAAAAACTCCATAACTACGAGGTTTAGAGCAAAACGAGTGATACATTATCTAGCTCATTTTTTGAGAAgataattttagtcaaaaccgcatctctctatcgtcttttgttttcgacttatgacttaacgaaataaaaaaaaatatctttctTATCTTCCATtcgaaacaaaaacattttctacGCTTTAGAATAATAACAGTCACCAATTTCTTCAATCCCTACCTTTCATCACAGTCTTGACCTTCCCCTGATTCTGATACCCCATCATTTTTTGTTGCGCTGGCGTCAGAAGCACTCTCTGTTGTTGTCCTTGTTGATCagtcaaaatcattattttattaccacTCGGTTCCGGTGCAATATTTTGTACTTTAGTCAACGTTGCCGCActcttgattatttttttacccaCGGTGTATTTACTAGTAGTCGTGCCAGTGGTTGGTGGTTGTGTTACAATCACGAATTTTTGTTTAGGACTAAAGGAATTTTGTTTAATCAATTTGGTGGTGGTGCCACCAATCGAGCCCAAAATTTTCGGTGTTTTAATCAACTTAGTGCCGGGAGTTGGCGTTGCaatcgatttatttaaaacacgcATTTGAGTTGTTTGTGGTGgttttttgacgatttttggCGTCTCAGTTGGCGCTTCGGATAAATAAATTGGCATATTTTCAATGGATTCAGGTGTTAGGATTTGATCGGAGAGAACAATTGGCATTGAATTGATGTCGAAGACGTTGTTGTCGTCAGTGGTTGGCACACCTGGTTGGATGATTTCCCCAGCTGGTGTGATTATAGTCTGTTGCAGGATCTTCGCTTTCCCGCGTTTCTTCACCGAAGTCGACGAAACGGCacttttcttcagttttttaacCGGTGTTTCGTCACTTTCTTCATCTTCTTGTGTTTTGTTACCTTTCTGGATAATAAAAGCGTCGATTTCGTCCGGATCGTGGAGATTTCGCTTCGAAGTGACTTTCTGAACCGAAACCGAAGCAGTGGTTATAACCGGTTTAATAATCTTCTCGGATAAAATAACCGGTTTGTTGTTGGAACTAGTCGTTGGTGGCGACTTGATTACGAATTTCTTTGTCACTTTTgtactactactactattatctTTAGGCacttttttcggtttttcgGTCAGACGTTCGAGTAGTTTCGACGTCGCCACTggttcttcttcttctttcgGTTTTTTATCGACAATTTGTGACGGTATGTGTTCTTCCAAATCCATTAGATCGTCATTTTTCGGCGGTTCTTCGACTGGTTTTGACTCACTCGCTTCGCTCGTTGTACTTtcactattactattattacagTCGGGGAAATCCATGGAAAAACTAGTCAAAGTGACCGGTTTTTTGCAAGTTGCGGTGATTTCAACTTGACCATCGGCTAAATCCTTCTCCGATACTTTGGTCAAGTTACCGTCGATTGGTACCATCTCAGTTTCGGGTTTTTCAACAAACGGTAACTTGATTTCTtccttttcttcttcttcgaCCGTTTGCGAAACCATTGCTAGCGTACTCAGCGCTGACATTTCCTCCTCatctttgttaaaattactcaaattggttttaatcgcAATATCCATGTCGCCCGAATCCGACTTGATCCGAACCTCGTTCGAGCTTTCTTCAGGTTCGATCTTCtccttttcttcttcttccttCTTCGGAAAATCGAAAAGGAACTCATTGAGATAATCGTCGATTTCCTTGTCCGGTTTCTTCTCTTCTTCAGCCGGTTCCTCGACCGGTTTCttctcttcttcttctttttcttcaatCACCGGTTCGACTTTCTTCGCTTCTTCTTCATCTTCGACACTTTTCCTCTTGTCTTTTCGATACGATTCCAGAATTTTACTTCGTGGCGATCTGTGCGAAGTTTTCGCCACTTTCTTCGACAGTTCTTGTTCTTCATCGCCAAGTTTCGACataatttgacattttaattttgatatttgtaGATTTGAGGCGATTTTTTCCTCctcaattttttccttttcttcagttttttcttcaattgTTTCAACTTTTTCGGCATCTTTCGAACTTTCTTCATTCGATTCGGCCTTTTCTTCAACAGTTTCGGACTCGGCCGTTTTGTGTTCTTCTTTTCCCTTAttcttttcttcttcttcttgtgCTTTGCGTTGCTCGTTTTGCAACAATTCGAAATCTTCAAACGATTTAACGAAACGTTTCTTCGGGTTTGTTAATTTCGTTGCAACTTCCGTTTTGAGATTATTCTGTGGTTTTGGTACTTCTGGTAGTTCGGGAACCGATGTTGCTTCCATCAGATCTTTGAATTCTTCGTTTGTTGCTTCAGTTGATTCGCTTCCGGTTTCTTCAAGTTCGCTCGATTTTGGGGGAATTACACGTGGGATTTTACGTCCAGTTGCTGTTTCACCCATATCTTCATTTTCTTCCTCTTCTTCGTCGAAATCGAAGCACGATTTGTTCAAATCTTTAGCATCATTCTTCGTTTCTTCGTTCGAAACATTTTCTTCTTTGCTAGTTTCGGCTTCTTCTGCTTCATTTTCTTCACTATCGGACCATTCGGCCAAAAGGTCGGTGCGAATATCAACAGTTGGTTCTTCTTTTCGTTTGGGTTTCTTCTTCGGTGAAACCGTTCGTCTTCTTCGTTTCGGTTTcggtttttcttcttcttcctcGTCAGTGTCTGTATCAAGGAAGGCAGAACTTGAATTCGTGTGATCGTCATCGGAAGTTATATGTTTAATAATCTTcgatttcttcttttttggTGCAGTTTTCTTCTTAACCGGCCCAGGTGATGCGATTCCTTTAATATGACACTGAACGTGAAACAACATCACATCAATTCGATTCGTTTGAAAACTACAAGACGAACAATTGAACGTTTTTTCGGGTTCAGCGTTCAATTTAACAATTTCTTCATCACCACTGGAATTTTCGACGTCTTTTCCCGGAAATTGGACACGAATATGTGACTCGTAATCGTCTAAACCGAGAAATCGGCGATGGGTTATGTTAACTTTGGGCTTTTTGGACGAATTTtctgtgaaaaaaaaagttagttgaattttttttgaaaaaaatggggGTTTTACTCGAGCGTCCTCGGCCGTCTTTTGGGGTTTTTTTGGGTGCAGGGCTGCCAAACACCTCTGCAATGATATTACTTTTCTTTTGGGGGGCGAATATCGGGTCTGAGAGAATGTTAGGGTTGCCATCTGTGCGTATTTCGGCCAAACTAACGTCGCCTGGAAATTTCTCCATGTGGGGGTTGTTGGCACGGAAGGAATCTGTAATTGCGGGTTCGAGGTTAAGGCTGAATTGTGATAAAAATAGgctcataatttaaataaaatttgtttaaacttttattcatttaaaatttaaaaaaaatcttagttATAAACACAtaaatttcaagaaaattaaagtaaaacgatatttttttccatatttttactattcaaaattacaaaaatctacattttttttcctaattacTAATTCATAATTCAAGAAATAcaactgtaattttttgcgtgaaattaataaaatacattaaaaaattcgttaatattttttttcatcattttttttccttcgaacattttttcgtataatttactatttcatatttttttgaatatttcctGATTCATccgattatttattttcttaagcATTTAGAAGCCGAAATCGTTAATTGTTTGCGTCATTGGGAAAtttgtctttaattaaaagaaattgtaaaaaatacagataaacaaagatttttattattattattattattattattaaggaaacattatgttaattttacttaaaattaaagcttgttTCTTTAAAAggcattacattttttttatttaattcttgtacttttttattaatcatgaacagtttgttttattttacttttaaaaattaaaaaacaatgtttatttaaaaaaaaacgtaaatttttaggttttttgtcaattttactATGTATTTGGAATTACGAAAGCctgaatttttgtatttttttgtgatttttgatgtgtgaatattttttcaaaataaatatgcaCCAGATTTAAGCTATTTTTCGAAtgttttctttgattttcaCTGACATTTTCTTGTTAAATTACTAATATGCACATTACTTTGGAAAATTTCTCTATTCttacttattaaaattaaaaacaattttttttaaatgttaccacatgtttaaaattaacttaaataaTGACGAAAGTTTCGCATTTTTTTAGTACATATCTCAGAGGCTTCcatgtaaaattaataaaaattgcaactaaaaacaaagtgtttttcattttttttaatttatttgagttttgtttttttaattacagaaacttctattttttgtaacaaagtAATTACAGTAGAACTGTGcaaatgattaattaattaattaaagtaaaaatatagtCAATTTCAATAGTAGGCGTcggttttgtgttttttttttcatcaataatttttttttttgaaattacaggaatctgtaatttttttaacaattccaGATTTGTCccattttatcatttttaagaatttttttaagaccaaatttttgttatttagttaattttttgaattgaacACGGAAAGTATTGAAGAAACAACTAGAAACACTATTTCTCTAtaagatttataaaaataaataataattatcgttatattattattattataaaaaatttcgataaaataaacgtaattttgcacaaaaaaattgcaaaaactggcagaaaaataaagcaatagGATCACAATACATATTATTTTATCCAGTCCTACTAGATTTAGATAGTTTTTGGGCACAAGTAAGCCAAAATAACAcgattttaaagcaagttgtaaaaaaactaacttgattttttttcatttaaacacTTATTTAAACAGATTTCCCtgtggttttaataaatgtgcaaaaaattaaataacactattatataaaagtaattttttttccactaGTCCTTGCACAAATTCCAACCACGTGTCATAAGCGGTTTCGTAATTTTTGGGACTCCCTGTATATCTCATTATAAGCATTCAGGCaagtttagtaatttttttaagtcataaattttttgcacACTTGCGTAAATCAACAAACACCAGTCAACTCACCCATTCCTTTTTTGATAAACTCATTTTTGCGCTCgcaattgtaaaaataaatatggttGTGGCTCTTGACAAATTCACTGAAAAACCATAAATTAGGTTATGGCACTGCGCCCCCTTGCACTTACTAAGTGGCCTCGTTGAAGAACTTGACGATGGCTAATGGTGGCTTTTTGGCGGTGAAGTCTTCGGGGGCGTCTTCGGTGACTTCGCCCGGCCACCAACAGGGCCCCAATTTCACCCAAACAATGTCACCGTCCTTGTACTTGGGGCCTTCTTCGTCGGTCATTTTGCCCGTGTCATTTAATTCTCGCCTAAAAAAGCCGATTTACTTCGTATTTGGAGCCCCGATTACAGGGATCTGCGCGCGAACTGCGGCCGGAGAGGCGCCGAGGGGGCTCAATGGGACGGGGGCGCGCTCAAGGGGGCTACCATGGGCCGAAATGGGCCAGAAAACACACCCAAcctgtgtttatttttaccttCAAACTCGATTGTTTCACTTGTCACAGACGTACATGATTATCCCATGGTACCATGCGGCTTGGCGTCGCCGAACGCCAACACAACGGACAAAAAAGCACCAGTTTTTGCGCTTTTTGCACGATTTTTCACACTTTTGGGGCCATTTGTGACGTCAAATGGACGAAAGGGGCTCCGGGAGACGGCCAAAGCCCCAACTAAGCCACAAACGGGGAATTACCCCACGAATTGACACCACTCGGCTTGGGTTGTTTCGGTTGGCAACACGATTTACTCTAGGCAAGGAGGCTACCTAGCGAGATTAGGGTGAAATCGGCTAATAATTAGCCGATTTCATACATATTTCGCGTTTTTTTGACTCAATTTCTTATACAAATAAGTCTTAcaatacattaattaagcaaaaagtcaattattgcgcaaaatttcttaaaaaagtaagccaataaatgacagaattatgtcaaaaaaatgacattatttttgcaagttctgaggatttaaacacgtttttagaccaaaaatcaagtgtttcttcccgtttttattaaactagaacgaaaaaatcacctaatttaagtgaaaatgggcaaaaatttacgttttctaagcgtttattcagcaaaaacttaattattccgtaaaattttttaaaaagtaggCCAATAAAtgacagaattatgtcaaaaatgacattatttttgcaagttctgaggatttaaacacgtttttagaccaaaaatcaagtgtttcttcccgtttttattaaactagaacgaaaaaatcacctaatttaagtgaaaatgagcaaaaatttacgttttctaaacgtttattcagcaaaaacttaattattccgtaaaatttctaaaaaagtaagccaataaatgaCAGAAGtatgtcaaaaaatgacattatttttgcaagttctgaggatttaaacacgtttttagaccaaaaatcaagtttttcttcccgtttttattaaactagaacgaaaaaatcaccaaatttaagtgaaaatgaccaaaaatttacgttttctaagcgtttattcagcaaaaacttaattattccgtaaaattttttaaaaagtaggCCAATAAAtgacagaattatgtcaaaaatgacttatttttgcaagttctgaggatttaaacacgtttttagaccaaaaatcaagtgtttcttcccgtttttattaaactagaacgaaaaaatcacctaatttaagtgaaaatgagcaaaaatttacgttttctaaacgtttattcagcaaaaacttaattattccgtaaaatttctaaaaaagtaagccaataaatgaCAGAAGtatgtcaaaaaatgacattatttttgcaagttctgaggatttaaacacgtttttagaccaaaaatcaagtttttcttcccgtttttattaaactagaacgaaaaaattaccaaatttaagtgaaaatgaccaaaaaatttacgttttctaagcgtttattcagcaaaaacttaattattccgtaaaattttttaaaaagtaggCCAATAAAtgacagaattatgtcaaaaatgacattatttttgcaaattctgagaatttaacgtttttcgaccaaaaatcaagtttttcttctagtttttattaaatagaacgaaaaaatcaagcgcttatttattgcgtaaaataaaaaaaaaagagtaaATCAACACTTTGgtagtttatttttcataagtacaaaaatacaattaacactttgataatttaactaatttttacataaatacaaaACCCTATCTTTGTCTCCTGGTCTTCCTGGCACACGTTTCGGTACTTCCCCCATCTTGGAACAGACTAGTTCGGACCTCGTTCGCTTCCACAACTTTTTGACTAGAACTGCGCAACGTTTTGGTCAAAACCTTTGTACGATTCGC
This window harbors:
- the LOC100141580 gene encoding titin — encoded protein: MTDEEGPKYKDGDIVWVKLGPCWWPGEVTEDAPEDFTAKKPPLAIVKFFNEATYEFVKSHNHIYFYNCERKNEFIKKGMDSFRANNPHMEKFPGDVSLAEIRTDGNPNILSDPIFAPQKKSNIIAEVFGSPAPKKTPKDGRGRSKNSSKKPKVNITHRRFLGLDDYESHIRVQFPGKDVENSSGDEEIVKLNAEPEKTFNCSSCSFQTNRIDVMLFHVQCHIKGIASPGPVKKKTAPKKKKSKIIKHITSDDDHTNSSSAFLDTDTDEEEEEKPKPKRRRRTVSPKKKPKRKEEPTVDIRTDLLAEWSDSEENEAEEAETSKEENVSNEETKNDAKDLNKSCFDFDEEEEENEDMGETATGRKIPRVIPPKSSELEETGSESTEATNEEFKDLMEATSVPELPEVPKPQNNLKTEVATKLTNPKKRFVKSFEDFELLQNEQRKAQEEEEKNKGKEEHKTAESETVEEKAESNEESSKDAEKVETIEEKTEEKEKIEEEKIASNLQISKLKCQIMSKLGDEEQELSKKVAKTSHRSPRSKILESYRKDKRKSVEDEEEAKKVEPVIEEKEEEEKKPVEEPAEEEKKPDKEIDDYLNEFLFDFPKKEEEEKEKIEPEESSNEVRIKSDSGDMDIAIKTNLSNFNKDEEEMSALSTLAMVSQTVEEEEKEEIKLPFVEKPETEMVPIDGNLTKVSEKDLADGQVEITATCKKPVTLTSFSMDFPDCNNSNSESTTSEASESKPVEEPPKNDDLMDLEEHIPSQIVDKKPKEEEEPVATSKLLERLTEKPKKVPKDNSSSSTKVTKKFVIKSPPTTSSNNKPVILSEKIIKPVITTASVSVQKVTSKRNLHDPDEIDAFIIQKGNKTQEDEESDETPVKKLKKSAVSSTSVKKRGKAKILQQTIITPAGEIIQPGVPTTDDNNVFDINSMPIVLSDQILTPESIENMPIYLSEAPTETPKIVKKPPQTTQMRVLNKSIATPTPGTKLIKTPKILGSIGGTTTKLIKQNSFSPKQKFVIVTQPPTTGTTTSKYTVGKKIIKSAATLTKVQNIAPEPSGNKIMILTDQQGQQQRVLLTPAQQKMMGYQNQGKVKTVMKGNIIQKAKDGSVAGSSGLVTKTVTPSRINSLISSNRPITGRKIQMQSQKVPIKPPQKTILIKNQHGQTVRKIQGTDDALLDKQVAEQIEAIKASGVLQQKQNTTATPKTVTTTPTVRRSYVKKIESSPKKTEPAVPPLAPISPKKPESESKDNKPDRALHQLVIQDAMGNQTTITEGQILALPSETIDGQPQSYMLVTLDESGNLTPLNNEALLSLDPNLGLGGDLGNTVLQIDQNNATNTQTETVEAPPKSTEEEGAARAEEEKAQQAGDGQQLIVTGDPIAAQKFLESLTEGNTDLANILASAEGSSILIHADGQQILINTDSDNQMLLSVNTDNLNMAESSEGGGNPIFATQPSKNQDILAAALADTDVFQGEQNNGQKLSPNSSLYPMNVGNVLETSLTLNSPIMTPLEVPSTNSKKIDESDILAPVPKSVDLPITITDPNISQTVAQQQVALPGNLELALPISESAIVTCSDMSYYSLSDRSMPILTEDDDKAKGEDEGLCTLGGEMCSSLSEPPPDMFDLTAVLSSQKEKDESNPGSVTETSSPNTLNEDSCEIPVQPEIVTKLDEEKEANSTEVV